In Gadus chalcogrammus isolate NIFS_2021 chromosome 1, NIFS_Gcha_1.0, whole genome shotgun sequence, one DNA window encodes the following:
- the clcn6 gene encoding H(+)/Cl(-) exchange transporter 6 gives MACCGNIFCCQCCAGEGETRTPEELAILGELREEEEEILPRKDYESLDYDRCINEPYVEVLEGLNNKKAKKYEAVRWVLVFAIGVTVGLVGLFVDFFVHLFTSIKFSLVGHSVEVCSEKGCLALSLLELMAFNLTFVFIASMLVLIEPVAAGSGIPEIKSYLNGVKIPGIVRLRTFLCKAVGVLFTVAGGMFVGKEGPMIHSGAIVGAGLPQFQSITFKKIHFDFPYFRSDRDKRDFVSVGAAAGVAAAFGAPIGGTLFSLEEGSSFWNQALTWKVLFGSMSATFTLNFFRSGINFNKWGSFQLPGLLNFGEFKCMEGDKTCHLWTVVDLAFFVLMGVVGGLLGALFNCLNKHLAKYRMRHIHPKAKFVRVLESLLVTMVTTLVVFVASMTLGECRDLSPPSHRNGSMMLGGAEDINSTVRSFFCPNSTYNDMATLFFNPQEAAIHQLFHQEGTFSPVTLSVFFLLYFLLACWTYGTAVPSGLFVPSLLCGAAYGRLVANLLNINFGMNVYSGTFALIGAASFLGGVVRMTISLTVILIESTNEITYGLPIMITLMVAKWTGDFFNHGIYDIHIHLRGVPLLEWETEVEMDKLTASDIMEPNLTYVYPHTRVQSLVSILRTTAYHAFPVVTENRPNERDFMKGNILVSNNIHFKKANIVTRAGEQRRRCQSMKSYPSSELRNVCDEQEAAADTAAVAAAGAQNAQEGEDMLQQMLDRRYVPYPNLYPDQSPSEEWTLEERFRPLTFHGLVLRSQLVTLLLRGACYAENQSSATQPRLSHAEMTEDYPRYPDIHELDLTLLNPRMIVDITPYMNPCPYTVSPNTHVSQVFNLFRTMGLRHLPVVNAVGEIVGIITRHNLTHEFLQAKLRQHYVTI, from the exons ATGGCGTGCTGTGGGAACATTTTTTGTTGCCAATGTTGTGCAGGTGAAGGCGAGACGCGGACACCCGAAGAATTG GCCATCCTAGGGGagctcagggaggaggaggaagaaattCTACCCAGAAAGGATTACGAG AGTCTGGATTATGACCGCTGCATCAATGAGCCATATGTGGAGGTTCTGGAGGGATTGAACAACAAG AAAGCCAAGAAGTATGAAGCAGTGCGGTGGGTCCTGGTGTTTGCCATTGGAGTCACGGTTGGCCTG GTTGGCCTGTTTGTCGATTTCTTCGTACACCTCTTCACCTCAATCAAGTTCAGCTTGGTGGGACATT CCGTGGAGGTGTGCAGTGAGAAGGGCTGTCTGGCCCTCTCCCTCCTCGAGCTGATGGCCTTCAACCTGACCTTTGTGTTCATCGCCAGTATGCTGGTCCTCATCGAGCCCGTAGCAGCAGGCTCGGGAATCCCCGAGATTAAAAGCTACCTGAACGGGGTGAAGATCCCTGGGATCGTCCGCCTACGAACGTTCCTCTGCAAGGCCGTCGGGGTGCTGTTCACCGTGGCCGGAG GGATGTTTGTGGGGAAGGAGGGACCAATGATCCACAGCGGAGCTATCGTGGGGGCCGGCCTCCCACAG TTTCAAAGCATCACTTTTAAGAAGATTCACTTTGACTTCCCCTACTTTCGCAGTGACCG GGACAAGAGAGACTTTGTGTCagtgggggcggcggcgggcgtgGCGGCTGCCTTTGGGGCTCCTATCGGAGGGACCCTCTTCAGCCTGGAGGAGGGATCCTCCTTCTGGAACCAGGCTCTCACCTGGAAAGTG ctcttcgGTTCCATGTCTGCAACGTTCACGCTCAACTTCTTCCGCTCTGGGATCAATTTCAACAAGTGGGGCTCCTTCCAGCTGCCCGGTCTGCTGAACTTTGGAGAGTTCAAG tgtatGGAGGGAGATAAGACGTGCCACCTGTGGACGGTGGTGGACCTGGCGTTCTTCGTCCTcatgggtgtggtgggggggctgcTCGGAGCCCTCTTCAACTGCCTCAACAAACACCTCGCCAAGTACCGCATGAGACACATCCACCCTAAGGCCAAGTTCGTCAG AGTCTTGGAGAGTCTGTTGGTCACCATGGTGACGACGTTGGTGGTGTTTGTGGCCTCCATGACGCTAGGTGAATGCCGAGACCtgagccccccctcccaccggAACGGCTCCATGATG CTGGGCGGGGCAGAGGACATCAACTCCACGGTGCGCAGTTTCTTCTGCCCCAACAGTACCTACAACGACATGGCCACACTCTTCTTCAACCCCCAGGAGGCGGCTATACACCAGCTCTTCCACCAGGAAG GAACCTTCAGCCCGGTGACGCTGTCGGTGTTCTTCCTGCTCTACTTCCTGTTGGCGTGCTGGACGTACGGCACGGCGGTCCCCAGCGGCCTGTTCGTCCCCTCGCTGCTCTGTGGCGCCGCCTACGGGCGCCTAGTGGCCAACCTCCTCAACAT AAACTTTGGGATGAACGTGTACTCGGGGACCTTCGCTCTGATTGGAGCAGCCTCCTTCCTTGGGGGCGTGGTCAGGATGACCATCAGTCTGACTGTCATCCTCATCGAATCGACCAATGAGATCACATACGGCCTGCCAATCATGATAACACTGATG GTGGCTAAGTGGACAGGGGACTTCTTCAACCACGGTATCTACGACATCCACATCCACCTGAGGGGCGTGCCTCTGCTGGAGTGGGAGACAGAGGTGGAAATGGACAA GCTGACGGCCAGTGACATCATGGAGCCCAACCTGACGTATGTGTATCCGCACACGCGTGTCCAGTCTCTGGTGAGCATCTTGCGCACCACGGCCTACCACGCCTTCCCCGTGGTGACCGAGAACCGGCCCAACGAGAGGGACTTCATGAAGGGAAACATTCTGGTCAGCAACAACATACACTTCAAG AAGGCGAACATCGTGACGCGTGCGGGGGAGCAGCGGCGGCGGTGCCAGTCCATGAAGTCGTACCCGTCCAGCGAGCTGAGGAACGTGTGTGACGAGCAGGAGGCCGCCGCCGACACGGCCGCCGTGGCCGCGGCCGGCGCCCAGAACGCCCAGGAGGGCGAGGACATGCTGCAACAGATGCTGGACCGCAG GTACGTGCCCTACCCCAACCTGTACCCCGACCAGTCCCCCAGCGAGGAGTGGACCCTGGAGGAGCGCTTCAGACCGCTCACCTTCCACGGCCTGGTCCTGCGCTCGCAGCTGGTCACGCTGCTGCTGAGGGGTGCCTGCTACGCCGAGAACCAGTCG AGTGCCACCCAGCCCAGGCTGTCCCACGCGGAGATGACGGAGGACTACCCCCGCTACCCTGACATCCATGAACTGGACCTGACCCTGCTCAACCCCCGCATGATAGTG GACATCACGCCCTACATGAACCCGTGTCCCTACACCGtgtcccccaacacacacgtcTCCCAGGTGTTCAACCTCTTCAGGACCATGGGGCTCAGACACCTACCGGTGGTCAACGCTGTTGGGGAG ATCGTGGGGATTATCACCAGACACAATTTAACCCACGAGTTCCTCCAAGCCAAGCTCCGGCAGCATTACGTCACCATCTGA
- the mthfr gene encoding methylenetetrahydrofolate reductase, which translates to MVNQVQRVDGSWQTSKSDSSGASNSGESSKESSRCSTPLLDADRSDRLREKMRKRMESGDPWFSLEFFPPRTNSGAVNLISRFDRMGSGGPLFIDITWHPAGDPGSNKETSSMMIASTAVNYCGLESVLHLTCSNQSQETITGYLTKAKQLGLKNIMALRGDPLGTDWEDEEEGFNYATDLVKHIRSEFDDYFDICVAGYPTGHPEAQSYAEDLQHLKEKVDAGADFIITQLFFRADTFLKFLRDCRAIGITVPILPGVFPIQGYQSLRQLVKLSKLEVPEEIMEVIEPIKDNDAAIRSYGIHQAVEMCRVLLDSGAVPGLHFYTLNREVATTEVLRQLGLWIEDPRRPLPWATSANPKRKVEDVRPIFWASRPKSYIYRTQDWDDFPNGRWGNSSSPAFGELNDYYLFYLKSKSSKDALLKMWGEELTSETSVFEVFTSYITAQVNRGGHKVMCLPWNDDALATETNLLKDELEKVNRRGVLTINSQPNINGKPSSDPIAGWGPAGGYVFQKAYLEFFTSSENVTALLKVLKKYEPRVNYHIVNVQGHNLTNAQDMQPNAVTWGIFPGREIVQPTVVDPVSFMYWKDEAFALWIEQWAKLYEDESPSRMIIKYIHDNYFLVNLVDNDFPLDSCLWQVLDDMFELLDAPPEVVGDGALAPVALGDGALAPVGLGDGALEPVALGDGALVPVGLGDGALEPVVGDGAPQPLSASQ; encoded by the exons ATGGTGAACCAGGTCCAGCGGGTGGACGGCAGCTGGCAGACCAGCAAGAGCGATTCCAGCGGGGCGAGCAACAGCGGCGAGAGCTCCAAGGAGAGTTCCCGGTGCTCCACCCCCTTGCTGGACGCCGACCGCTCGGATCGGCTGCGGGAGAAGATGCGCAAGAGGATGGAGTCGGGAGATCCCTGGTTCTCACTGGAGTTCTTCCCCCCTCGCACCAACAGTGGAGCTGTCAATCTCATCTCTAG GTTCGACCGCATGGGCTCCGGGGGGCCCCTGTTCATCGACATCACCTGGCACCCGGCGGGAGACCCGGGCTCCAACAAGGAGACGTCCTCCATGATGATCGCCAGCACGGCGGTCAACTACTGCGGCCTGGAGAGTGTCCTGCACCTGACCTGCTCTAACCAGAGCCAGGAGACCATCACCGGCTACCTGACCAAGGCCAAGCAGCTGGGCCTGAAGAACATCATGGCTCTCCGGGGAG ACCCATTGGGAACCGActgggaggacgaggaggagggcttCAACTACGCCACTGACCTTGTCAAACACATCCGCTCCGAGTTCGACGACTACTTCGACATCTGCGTCGCCG gatacCCCACAGGCCACCCTGAAGCCCAGAGCTACGCGGAGGACCTGCAGCACCTGAAGGAGAAGGTGGACGCGGGCGCCGACTTCATCATCACGCAGCTGTTCTTCCGCGCCGACACCTTCCTCAAGTTCCTGCGGGACTGCCGCGCCATCGGCATCACCGTCCCCATCCTGCCGGGGGTCTTCCCCATCCAG ggCTACCAGTCGCTGCGCCAGCTGGTGAAGCTGTCCAAGCTGGAGGTGCCGGAGGAGATCATGGAGGTGATCGAGCCCATCAAAGACAACGACGCGGCCATCCGCAGCTACGGCATCCACCAGGCGGTGGAGATGTGCCGCGTGCTGCTGGACAGCGGGGCGGTGCCCGGCCTGCACTTCTACACGCTGAACCGTGAGGTGGCCACCACAGAGGTGCTGCGGCAGCTGGGCCTCTGGATAGAAgacccaag ACGGCCTCTTCCCTGGGCCACGAGCGCCAACCCCAAGCGGAAGGTGGAGGACGTGCGGCCCATTTTCTGGGCCTCCAGACCCAAGAGCTACATCTACCGCACCCAGGACTGGGACGACTTCCCCAACGGTCGATG GGGTAACTCTTCGTCCCCGGCGTTCGGCGAGCTGAACGACTACTACCTGTTCTACCTCAAGAGCAAGTCGTCCAAAGACGCCCTGCTGAAGATGTGGGGCGAGGAGCTGACCAGCGAGACCAGTGTCTTCGAGGTTTTCACCAGCTACATCACGGCGCAGGTCAACCGCGGCGGGCACAAG GTGATGTGTCTGCCGTGGAACGACGACGCGTTGGCCACGGAGACCAACCTGCTGAAGGACGAGCTGGAGAAGGTGAACCGCCGGGGTGTCCTGACCATCAACTCCCAGCCCAACATCAACGGGAAGCCCTCCTCGGACCCCATCGCTGGCTGGGGGCCCGCCGGGGGCTATGTCTTCCAGAAG GCCTACCTGGAGTTCTTCACCTCCAGTGAAAATGTAACCGCGCTCCTCAAGGTGCTGAAGAAGTACGAGCCCCGCGTCAACTACCACATCGTCAACGTGCAG GGCCATAATCTGACCAACGCCCAGGACATGCAGCCCAACGCGGTCACCTGGGGGATCTTCCCAGGGCGGGAGATCGTCCAGCCCACCGTGGTGGACCCCGTCAGCTTCATGTACTGGAAG GACGAGGCCTTCGCCCTGTGGATCGAGCAGTGGGCCAAGCTGTACGAGGACGAGTCGCCCTCGCGCATGATCATCAAGTACATCCACGACAACTACTTCCTGGTCAACCTGGTGGACAACGACTTCCCGCTGGACAGCTGCCTGTGGCAGGTCCTGGACGACATGTTTGAGCTGCTGGACGCGCCCCCCGAGGTGGTTGGGGACGGGGCTCTCGCGCCGGTCGCCCTTGGCGACGGGGCTCTCGCGCCGGTCGGCCTTGGAGACGGGGCCCTCGAGCCGGTCGCCCTTGGCGACGGGGCCCTCGTGCCGGTCGGCCTTGGTGACGGGGCCCTCGAGCCTGTGGTCGGCGACGGAGCCCCCCAGCCGCTCTCGGCTTCCCAATAA